Part of the Syngnathus typhle isolate RoL2023-S1 ecotype Sweden linkage group LG17, RoL_Styp_1.0, whole genome shotgun sequence genome is shown below.
gtgtttttgtttgggaGAGGGACGCTTGCACTTGATTGGTGATGGCTGGGCACATAACGTCCTTTGAATCCAATGagaagataaagataaaagatATATGTGAACTTACTTCACGGCAGTGTTCGAAAGAAGCCTTGGAGACTTGTCCACCTGCATTCCGCCATCGTGGATCGCGTCACGACTCTGACACTTATGTCATCCGCACTTGTGGTTTTCCAGAGGAGGTGAACAATTGTCACCTACGTACAAGCGACTTCATTCACGGATCAATCTTGTTCTCATTCCAATGGTTACAGGTCTTTGCGTTCCTAGTTCCTACCCAAATCATAGTCGTCGTAGGCCAGGGAGGGTGCGGTATGCCATATTGACGCCATTATCTGCATTGTTATTGCGTCCAGGCTTCCTGGCCAGTAAAGTTCCTGACGATTTAGACGCCGTCGTCATCGGTAGCGGGATCGGCGGGCTCGGCCTGGCTGTGCTGCTGGCTAAAGTGGGAAAGAAAGTCCTGGTTCTGGAGCAGCATGACCGGGCAGGCGGGTGCTGCCACACGTTCACCGAGAAGGGTTTCGAATTTGACGTCGGTAAGAAAAACCATGGGGAGTGTTGCCAGCAGGACCGGAATCCATCCGCAAGGCCTTGTCCACCGTAGGAATCCACTACGTGGGCGACCTGCAGGACCACAAGCCGTTCCGTTGCATGCTGGACCAGATGACCAACGGGCAGCTGCAGTGGGAGCCCCTGGAGAACCCCTTTGACCACGTTGTTATTGGGCCGCCGGAAAAGCGCCGCCGCTACCCGATCTACAGCGGGCGCACGCGCTTCCCCGAGGAGCTGAAGAAGTGCTTCCCGGGCGAGGAGGCGGCCATCGACGAGTACATGCGACTTGTCAAGGTAAGAAGACTACAAATACTTTCATGATACGCACCCGTCCGTCAAAGTGTGTGATAGTGGCAAACGGCCAGCTCGGCACGTGAGATGTGGCGAGCGATAAGACTTACTTTTACACGCCTTTGACTTGGATCTATCTGTAGAAGACGGGCAGAGGCATCTGGTTCATGGCCTTGCTCAAGTACTTACCAGCTTTCTTGGCTGAGGTGCTGGTCCGCAGCGGCGCGGTCAAATATCTGTCGCCCTTCTACAAAATGGCAAAGCGCAGCCTGACCCAAGTCGTCAACGAGCTGACGGAGAACGAGGACCTCAGGGCCGTCTTCTCCTACATCTTCGGCACCTACGGTAGACTCGTGTTAGGAGCTTTGATGCGAAGTCGCCTGCCCGTCCGTCTCCTTGACTTTCTCCATCCCCGTGCGTCCGTCCAGGTAATATGCCAAAAGAGGCCAGCTTCGCCATGCACAGCCTGCTGGTCACGCACTACCTGAACGGAGCCTGGTACCCGAAGGGCGGCGCCAGCGAGATCGCCTACCACATGATCCCCGTCATCGAGAAGGCGGGGGGCGCCGTTTTGGTGCGAGCGCCCGTCAACCGCATCCTATTCAACCACGCGAGGGAAGCGTGCGGTGCGTCGAGTCGCCCGCCGTGGACAAGTTGCGTGGCTTCCCTTTGCTTTTAAATATCCCTGGCTACGGCTCTGCCAGGTGTGAGCGTCATGAAGGGCCAGGAGGAGGTACATATCCATGCGCCCATTGTCATCTCCAACGCGGGTATCTTCAACACCTACCAGACGCTGCTGCCCAAAGAGCTCCAAGCCGTGCCAGGTAATAAGGAACGGGCAGCCTTCAGTCTCGACCGCATCCGGAGCCGTCTAAATCAatctaatcaatcaatcaatcaatccatcaatcaatcaatccatctaTCTAGCTCTCATTTCCTTTTGTTTTGGTAGCAATCCAGAGGCAATTGAGCATGATGAAGCACGGAGCAGGTGGCCTTAGTATCTTTGTGGGACTGGACGGGACCAAGGAGGAGCTGGGCCTCAAAGCTGACAACTACTGGATCTTTCAGGAGAGCAATTTGGACCAACTGTAAGTTCAGCCGTACAAATTACATCCAGGAACTGTTCTTCAAAGATTCAACAAAGTGCAAAAGTCTGCTtgcgctagcttaatgctagcacGTCATGCAAAAGGACTGGCTAAGTAATCGCTTCATCAGCACAGTAGAAAGCAGAGAATAATGAATCAAAATGTCCGCACTAGTATTGTAAAAAGGGCTACTGCACTTTAAAGGGCTCAAGTATGCTCATTCAGGCTCAACTCATTGCGTCTTGCTTGTTTGCCGTTTTCTTCCTCAGGGTGATCAAATACCGGGACAGCAGCAGAGAGGAGTCGTCGAAAAACATCCCCCTCCTGTTTGTCGCCTCTCCGTCTGCTAAGGATCCTACCTGGGAGGAGAGGTCACCAGGTAGGCTTAAGCTCTGGTGAAGCCGCAGCAGCACGCGAGTGAGCCATTGATTGTTTTGGGTTTGACGCCGTACGCTAGGTAAGTCCACCTTGAGTCTGGTCAGCTTCGCCAATTACGACTGGTTCGAGGAGTGGAAGGACGACAAAGTGACCAACCGGGCGTCCGACTACAAGGAGTTAAAGCGAGCTTTCATTGAGACAGCCCTGCAAGCGGTGCTGGACGTCTTTCCCAAAATCACAAAGGACAAGGTAATGTTTGCTGCAGTGTCCAGGCTTCTTTTTTCTATAGGAGCCCTGAAACTGGCCAAAAATAAAGTCacccggatggatggatggatggatggatggatggatggatggatggatggctggatggctggatggatggatggatggatggatggatggatggatggatggatggatggatggatggctggatggatggaaggctgcctgactggctggctggataAACGTTTGCCTCTCGCTCGGGCGCAGGTGGAATATATCGACGCGGGCACACCCATCACCAACACTCACTATATCGGCGCCCCCAAAGGCGAGATCTACGGGGCAGACCACGGCTTGGAACGCTTTAGCCCGGAGCTCAGCGCCAACGTGAGGCCCCAGACGGCGTTCAAGAACCTCTACTTGACAGGTAGTCCCGTGGTCCCGTCCAGTGTTCACTcagccaaggcacatatttgAACGAGCGCTGGAAGCTTTGTGCCATCAGCAGCCGTTGTCGTCACACTGCGTCTGTCTGTTCTAGGTCAGGACGTGTTTGTGTGCGGCTTTGCGGGCGCACTGGCCGGCGCCCTGGTCTGCGGCTCGGCCATCCTCCGTCGCAACCTGCACGAGGACGCCATCGCCCTGGCCAAGAAGACCAAGTTTGTCCACACCAAACTTAAAGGGGTGTAACCGGGAAGAATAGCTGCTGCTTTGACAAaccttttgcttttgcttttgctttttccTTGGCTGATGCCGCCAACGCAGAAACAATGAATTCCACTCTTGTCGACAGTGCCTTGAATTGTTTCAATATTTGAAAACTAGACCACGTTTGCCTCAACATGCAATCGTATCGAAATGTTTGCAAAGATACATACTCTACTTCTAATAACAATAGATCTCTCATTCATCTAGAAACGCCTAATATAAACATAGTTATGTACCGTAACAAAATGCGAGGAATGCCACCAAGTCAGGTAATCTAGCTACTGAACTGGTCCCACTTTTGGGTTGTAATATGTTGACCAACTGAATAAATATGTAAAACTACCgcgttaaaagtgaagacaaccaTTTTGTATttccccttccagtttgcgccAAGATTTATGTTTGTTTCCGTGGCACAGTTGAAAAAATAGAATGAACTGTTATCCTGGATGTCATTTGCATAGGTTGGCTTTTTTGAAGACACGAACGTGTGCTTTGTATTTTGAATCCTGGAAGTGAATGCACATAataggcggcggcagcggcggaggGCATGTGCACGTGGGTGGACGGACAACACCTAGCATTGGTGCCCGCTCGCCAACCGCCCGCCCGAACACGCACGTCACGGCACGGCACgtcacggcacggcacggcacggcacggcacgcctGGTGTTAACTTTGAGCTTTTCTAATTGAGTCGCACACTTATTTTTGGAGTGGAGGAGAGCCCGCCCCATTTGTCTGGACCGTCAGCGATACTGAAGCAAGATCTTTTAAATCATCCCTTTAGGTAAAGTAAATAGTAAAGTcacgtactgtactgtactgtactgtattgtcgTCAAGTAAAGAAATCGCGTAGGCTAACCCGCTAATTGGTATAGACGCTCATTAGCTCGTCACGTGACATGCTTAGTGTACTTTGCAATCTTGATTAAAATGGGTGTTTTTTTACTTCATAATAGCTTAGAACTCTAATAAAGACGTATTTTCAGACTCATTGGCGTCACCGCCATGTTGAATGGGGTAGGTATAGTCGAGAGAAGGTTTTTGCACTTAGCCAAGAATGAACGGGATTGCCTTTCTCAGGTAAGGCTAAACAACAATGACTTTTGGTTATCATGACAAAACAATTGGAATAGCATTTACGGACGTCTTGGCGAATATACTACATCACAGGAGACAGTAGCTTTGCTGCCTTTTCTTCTCAGGTCTTTGGGAAAGTTGCCTAGTATGACCAAATGTAGCCATGGAACTAACAAATATAAGAATCGTTACGTTTGGCCATCCTTTTGGCACAATTCAAGTTATTATTCTTATTTGAATGACTCGTGCGTTTTCCCCAACTGCTCTGCtccgctctgctctgctctttcACCTCCAAGGTAGGTGATGGAGGTTGGCGCAAGTTCGCTGCTCTATGAGCTACTGGCAGAGATTGGCCAGGGCTCCTTCGGCAAGGTGTACAAGGCCAGGGCAGTGGGCGAGGGAGGGCGACTCCTGGCAGTGAAGAAGTTCCACTTCTGCAGCCAGTCGTCGGCGGACGACAACGGCATCCCTTCCTATATCCTCCGTGAGGTTGCCCTGCTGGATAGGATGAAGTACTTCCAACATAGCAACGTCGTCAAGTAAGAGCACGTGAGCCGTTTGGATCCAATGACTCCACTTTGACGGTTTCTACTGGTTCCCCACTTCATTTGCAATTGTCATGCTCGAGCAATACAAGtattgctttgctgccatcttttgGCATCTGGGTGCCAAGTCACCTCTCGTCCTCTCGTTGTTGCAGGTTGTTAGATGTGACGGCCACGCTGGCGGGCAACGTGTTGGACCTCACTTTGGTGTTGGAGTACATCGACCAGGACCTGTCCACCTATTTGTCCAAAGCCCCTCCGTCTGGCCTCGGCCGGGACAACATCAGGGTAAGAATCGTAACAAAGTGAAATGTTGCTTCTGGTCCTGAGAGAGCGCTGTACTCCAACAGTAGCCCCATTTTTAGCACCTATCAAGCGTTCTAAAGTGAAGATGTCTCTGCGTCCAGTTGTTGATGCTGCAGGTGATGCGTGGCCTGGACTTTCTACATGTCAATATGGTGCTGCACCGCGACCTCAAACCGGCCAACATCCTGGTCAGCAGCTGCGGCCTGGTCAAGATCGCTGACTTTGGCATGTCTCGCTTGTACACCTTTAACACTGCCCTCTCGCCAAATGTACGTGCGCTTTTGCCGTACTTTGCCATGTCCCTTTTgggcaaagaaaacaaagccaGGGGTCTGATTTGCCTTTGCAGGTTGTCACCTTGTGGTATCGAGCTCCGGAACTACTGCTCAAATCCTCTTACATGACATCCGTGGACGTGTGGAGCGCGGGCTGCGTCTTCGCCGAGCTCTTCTTGCTCAAGTAAGTAAGCGAGCACGTCGCTCGCCCGCGACGCGAAAAGGACGCGTTGACGAGACGTCGGTCCCGCACGGCAGGCCGCTCTTCGACGGAATCAGCGAGGCGCAGCAGCTGCGAATGATCTTTGAGTGAGTGTTTCGCCCCAAATCCAATTCTCGCCAGCCAAAAATGCCCTCACGTCAACCGTCGTAGGTTCATCGGCTTGCCGAGCCAGGACGAATGGCCCGAGAGCAGCCCCGTCAGCTACTCGCTCCACTTTGGACCCAAGAATCCCAGTCCCCGCCTGCTGTTCCGCATGGACCCTTATGGGAGAGACCTGCTTCTGGTGAGTTGCTAAACGCTTACGTTCACAACGGCTTTAAGAAAGCCCGCGTTTGAATAAGGTCACTTGCATTTCCTCGGAGCCAAGCGGTAACCATGGGATTTTTGTGAAGTACGTAAATGGGAAAGAATGAGATTGCGAGGGCGTTTTGCCCAGCTTGAGCATCCGTTTTGTTCACGCGCAGCAATGTTTGACCTTCGCGCCGAGCAGACGCATCTCGGCCGCCGCGGCCCTCGCTCACCCCTTCTTCAACCAGCACTGAGGGAAAGTATTGACTCCATTCCATGTTGTTGTGACACATTGCCAAAAGTATGATGAGCGCCTTAACATTTGTAggacactttttgtttttgctttgatCCGTGCTACGTGTAAAAAGGCAGCGCTTTCTTTAGTTGTTCAAATCTGACCGCGTTCCAACCCTGATCACTGTCACCACAGGTTTTTGTATTTGCCTTTCCAACCGTTACTAATCACTGCCTTTTGATGACTTGTCACCTTCAAGCAGATAAACATTGATGATTAAAGGAAATATTTCTTGCCAACCAAGCGTCTTAATAACACCGATCAAGAATGACTGAGGAAGGGCACCTTTGCAAAAGTGACAGAGAACAAAATTGCTGGCGGGCAGGCACAAACTAAGATATGGCCAAATCTGCCCACCCGGGCGCCATGTCACGTCGCCATGGAAACGTTTGTGTTGATTGCTTTCGTATCCAGTGAGAAAAAAAGCAGGCATCTTTCATTCACCAAATTGGAAGATTGATTCAATGATCGACTCGCATCACCTTTCGTTAAAAAAATGCTTTCGACTTTTTGATAGGAACATTTCAGTTAGCCGTCAGTTGGCACTTTTTCATCCCGACTGTCTTTAAAGGCAACACCGCCAGTTCCCAAGACCTCCGTTGCTGTTTTGCCAACTCTTTGCCCTCTTTGGAGTATGGATCCGGACATAGCACGGGTTGTCGCTCTATGTTTACTCATCTGTAGTGTAAatgccccacccacccacccacccactcagCCACCCACCGAGCCAgccaagccagccagccacccatTGCCAGCCAGCTTCCCTGCAGAGGGGCTGACTACTTTTGGAGCAAGCTGTCAACGTCAAGTACGAACTAAGCAAGCTCCTTCCTGCTCTCGCCACAGCATGCGTGTAAGTATCACTTTCATTTCAAACCACAAAATCAATGTCATTTAGTTCCATTTGATATCTGGATTGATATTGTCTCCATCTGGAAATGATTTTTAACTGGTTTCAAGTAAAGGGGGAGTAAAACAGGTATCTGACAGTCAcaatccaaaacaaaacaacaagtaGCTCCTACAAAAGTGCTGCCAGTGCGCATATTTGTCACTCTGTGTATATTTATGCTAGTAGGCAAGCTAATGCTTTCCATGAGCTTGGTGGAAGTGCTTGCTTCCTGCTGAATTTTGTTCTGATCCTCTCCAAGTGATTCCAGAAATCCCTTTCATTGCGGCTCTCAATCAAGGCGGTCATCTTCTTGGATGTCGACATTTCCTCCTCAGCTCGCCACGTGACGTTTCATCGCCTCGAGCTGCAAACACCAGCACCAGAGTgtgtgacggacggacggacggactgcgggcgggcggacgcTTGAGCTTTGACGTGAGTTGACTGTGTCAGCTCCATGGCCACCTTCTTTGGTTGTCACCAGACCAGCACAGTTGGCATTCTTGTCACCCttccacctccaatgttttctGAATGAGTCTTATCCTCTGTATATTTTGTCAACTGTGGTGCAAACAGAAGCCTTAGCCGGCCGGGTGCTCAGGGTGTTAAGTCCACGGCTCATGCCTCTTTTGTTCCATTGTGCTTCCTGCACGGCGGCTAAAATATCAGGAATGCTGACGGCCACAGTTtggggaaacacacacacacacacacacacacacacacacaagtgttgGATGGCTGTTATTTATAGTGTGCATGAAAGCCCCTTGCGGTGTTATGACCGCGTTGCCGTGTAACATGTTGCAAGTTGATTTGTGTGTAAATAACAGGAAAGCTCCATCTATGACACTAACACTGCTCTGATGCTTTGGCTACGTCTGAACATAGTCGGTCGGCCCCAGTTTGAGTATACAGCTTGAAGGAAAGTTGCGCGTTACGAATGTGGGAGCTAGTATCGAACTATTGCatagttgatcacttttatTGACTTCATCGAGATCCGAGCCCTGTGGGgcagtgctgctgctgcaaacgtCATTTTTACCGCAGTGACGACACCCGTCCTTTTCTTTGCCACAGTATCCCGTTTAGAAATGAGCTGGAAAGGGTCGCGCAGAAAGGGTCACGCAGAAAGGGCTGCGTTTGGATTTTCACTCCCACACTCCGAGCGGTGTTGTCTGGTGGTGGTGGATGCGGCGAGTGACGCTGCTCCTGCtcctactgctgctgctgtttagGAGCCACTAGATGAAGTTACTTTAGGCTTGGCGGAAAAGACCTGCAGAGTCATGACCCTAGAGAGGATAGCCGGGTGTTGCCTTTCAGTGCCATGGGAGATTCCAGC
Proteins encoded:
- the cdk21 gene encoding cyclin-dependent kinase 4, with product MEVGASSLLYELLAEIGQGSFGKVYKARAVGEGGRLLAVKKFHFCSQSSADDNGIPSYILREVALLDRMKYFQHSNVVKLLDVTATLAGNVLDLTLVLEYIDQDLSTYLSKAPPSGLGRDNIRLLMLQVMRGLDFLHVNMVLHRDLKPANILVSSCGLVKIADFGMSRLYTFNTALSPNVVTLWYRAPELLLKSSYMTSVDVWSAGCVFAELFLLKPLFDGISEAQQLRMIFEFIGLPSQDEWPESSPVSYSLHFGPKNPSPRLLFRMDPYGRDLLLQCLTFAPSRRISAAAALAHPFFNQH
- the retsat.2 gene encoding all-trans-retinol 13,14-reductase, with product MWLTLAIISVALLVCCLKYVAKAIATTGSNPFHTDTREPLKPMVHNRKEKNKVLKQGFLASKVPDDLDAVVIGSGIGGLGLAVLLAKVGKKVLVLEQHDRAGGCCHTFTEKGFEFDVGIHYVGDLQDHKPFRCMLDQMTNGQLQWEPLENPFDHVVIGPPEKRRRYPIYSGRTRFPEELKKCFPGEEAAIDEYMRLVKKTGRGIWFMALLKYLPAFLAEVLVRSGAVKYLSPFYKMAKRSLTQVVNELTENEDLRAVFSYIFGTYGNMPKEASFAMHSLLVTHYLNGAWYPKGGASEIAYHMIPVIEKAGGAVLVRAPVNRILFNHAREACGVSVMKGQEEVHIHAPIVISNAGIFNTYQTLLPKELQAVPAIQRQLSMMKHGAGGLSIFVGLDGTKEELGLKADNYWIFQESNLDQLVIKYRDSSREESSKNIPLLFVASPSAKDPTWEERSPGKSTLSLVSFANYDWFEEWKDDKVTNRASDYKELKRAFIETALQAVLDVFPKITKDKVEYIDAGTPITNTHYIGAPKGEIYGADHGLERFSPELSANVRPQTAFKNLYLTGQDVFVCGFAGALAGALVCGSAILRRNLHEDAIALAKKTKFVHTKLKGV